The following proteins are encoded in a genomic region of Liolophura sinensis isolate JHLJ2023 chromosome 7, CUHK_Ljap_v2, whole genome shotgun sequence:
- the LOC135471488 gene encoding LOW QUALITY PROTEIN: zinc finger MYND domain-containing protein 10-like (The sequence of the model RefSeq protein was modified relative to this genomic sequence to represent the inferred CDS: substituted 1 base at 1 genomic stop codon): MSSETSQVLLSVEAEGFVQALEKFDVKDVGNGRWTKQHEYLEKLNMQAVISASVQEDEFVKEFLVTYEKVPVLIYDLLVTEVWKEKIFTELIAMDFEPKTTFQLYMVIYHEATVANLLETVMYHKEVCESAEESVIDLIDYCYRKLTALIARXKKIYCYSPPEFKGEGSKDDGFLLQELHKQEEKLQFDICIKAVSILRYITDHLDILPLSITTRLLNTLDIPIMLVQLVDNPPWTKRDGSNVSKYIDNKWQNICHADYFKLTKTEGQVWIALFHLLMEPNCQQKYELSSYRKNVLLKLRPHLSEVMLDQMPILGEMQRYLEHLSMMDPPAAKKDLVLEQIPEVKDKILRDNAGKWGKIAKYQSKKHFNPTAQDMKDQAKRWADTYNFDVLESLITEPPKCAACGEAATKRCSRCQNEWYCRRECQVKHWSKHKKACDLLFNSLEKLRLEESKTENSSKT, encoded by the exons ATGTCCAGCGAAACATCACAAGTTCTGTTGTCCGTAGAAGCAGAGGGATTTGTACAGGCGCTAGAAAAATTTGATGTAAAAGACGTTGGAAATGGCAG GTGGACCAAGCAACATGAATATTTGGAGAAGCTCAACATGCAGGCTGTCATCAGTGCTTCAGTACAGGAAGATGAATTTGTAAAAGAATTCCTCGTGACATATGAAAAA GTTCCTGTCTTGATTTATGATCTTCTAGTGACAGAAGTATGGAAAGAAAAGATCTTCACAGAACTTATTGCCATGGATTTTGAACCAAAGACAACATTTCAACTGTACATGGTG ATATATCATGAGGCAACTGTTGCTAATTTACTGGAGACGGTCATGTACCATAAGGAGGTCTGCGAGTCAGCTGAGGAGAGTGTAATCGACCTGATTGATTACTGCTACAGGAAACTGACTGCTCTAATtgcaaggtaaaaaaaaatctattgtTATTCACCACC AGAATTTAAGGGTGAGGGATCCAA GGATGATGGTTTTCTGTTGCAGGAGTTGCACAAGCAAGAGGAGAAGTTACAGTTTGACATCTGCATAAAAGCAGTTTCCATACTGAGATATATTACAGATCATCTGGATAT CTTGCCATTAAGTATTACAACAAGATTACTGAACACCTTGGACATCCCTATCATGCTTGTGCAGCTTGTGGACAATCCCCCTTGGACCAAAAGAGATGGCA gcaatgtttcaaaatacattGACAACAAATGGCAAAATATTTGTCACGCAGATTACTTCAAGCTAACAAAAACAGAAGGCCAG GTCTGGATTgcattgtttcatttattaatgGAACCAAATTGCCAGCAGAAATATGAACTGAGTTCATATCGTAAAAATGTCCTTCTTAAG CTGCGACCACATTTGTCAGAGGTTATGCTGGATCAGATGCCTATATTAGGAGAGATGCAGAGATACCTAGAACATCTTTCCATGATGGACCCACCTGCTGCCAAGAAAGACCTTGTTCTGGAACAG ATTCCAGAAGTTAAGGACAAAATTCTCAGGGATAATGCTGGTAAATGGGGAAAAATAGCCAAGTACCAgtcaaaaaaacatttcaatccTACGGCTCAGGATATGAAAGATCAAGCAAAGCG ATGGGCAGATACCTACAATTTTGATGTACTGGAGAGTCTGATAACTGAACCTCCAAAATGTGCAGCTTGTGGGGAGGCAGCTACAAAAAGATGTTCTCGCTGTCAGAACGAGTGGTATTGCAGAAG GGAATGCCAAGTGAAACATTGGTCGAAGCACAAGAAAGCATGTGATCTTCTGTTCAATTCCCTGGAGAAATTACGCCTTGAAGAGAGCAAAACAGAAAACTCATCTAAAACATGA